Genomic DNA from Bacteroides zhangwenhongii:
GGGACTGTTGGGTATTGATTATTTGCAGAATAATTTCGGAGTGGACTTGTTGAAAGAAGAACGTCCGTGTATGTTTTATACAGCCGATAATATGATTGTAGGCCGTAATGCGACTCAGTTGTATATGTACAATTATGAGACGAATCAGGAATTTGCCTATCATACCGATAATGGAAAGCTGGTTCACGTTCCGATGGATGATAGTTTTCTGCCCTTGAAAGAATATAGTTTTTCCATGCTCCAGTCAGCGGAATATCTGGTGAAGCATGGAAAAACAGTGAATTCATCCGAGACTACTTTTTGATGAATTTGTATATCTCGGCAGTCTGGCGAAGAACGGGTTTGGGTGATTGATAGACCCGTTCGAATTGGTAGCCTTCCTTTTCGAACTCGGGAAGATTCCGTTCTGCATCCTGCATTCCTATTAGCAAGAACCCTTCCGAAGGACGGTCTTTGTAGAAGTTTCCGATCCGGTTTCCCAGATAGAAGTTGATCTCAAAATAGTGTACAGGGTCACCTATGGAACGTACACCGGCTTCGATAAATTCGTAAAGCGTGCCTGCACTTGCCGGTACTACCCGGTCTATTTCCGCAGCAACGGATTTTACCGATTTTGAATTGAGAATAGGTGGCTGGTAAGCTCCGTCCAGTGCGATATACATTCCCATAGTCAGGGCAACGATGGCATAGAGGAATCGGTTGCTGAGTGTATATTTGCGTTGATAGAACCACCAGCAGATGCCAAGCAACGTAGGAATGGCAATTAATATGAAAGAGCCGATTCCGTTAATGTTCTGTATGGCACGCAGGAAATTGATGTTGTTCTGCGCATGACGGCCTTGAAAGATTGTTTCCGGGATAAGACCGCATTTCACGGCAATGAAACAGGCAAATAATAGTAAACTCAGTACGGCGAGGATACTACCGTATACTTTTATCACTTTAGAGCGTTTCTTCACCAGATAGAATAAATATTTGGCCAGGAAGTATGCGATGAAAGGATAAATAGGCATTAGGTATACGCTACGTTTACTTTGCGGTATGCAGTAGAATATGAATGTGGCAACTATGCTGGTAAGAGCGAACAAATCCACCGGATCCATATTCTTGATCCATGCGGTAAAGCGTTTCCACCAGGCAGCCGGCTGGATACTGAATTTATGATAGGTGAGACTGAAAAGAGAAAGCACTGCCAATAACGTCCAAGGTACATAACCGGCAAACAGGGTTACGAAGTTGTAATGCCAGGGATTCACGCAGGAGTCGTAACTCATTGTGTTGGTCATACGTCCGAAGTTCTCTTCCATGACTAATGCAAGGAATTCTTCTCCCCCTTGTTGGTAAGCGGCTATGTACCAACAGAACGGCAAGATGAGTGAAAGGATGGCCCATGCGGAAAGGAGAAGGAAAGCCCTGAAGAAGTTTACTCCTCTGAGCAGAAGGAATACACCTGTAACCAGACAGGGAATGATCGTACCTACCGGACCTTTGGTCAACGTTCCCAAACTCATAAGAAGGATGGCTAGCCAGGGAATGCCTTTAAGCCCTTTCTCGTACCATCTGTAAAAACAATATAACGCACAGACGGTGAGGGCTGTCAGCACCATATCCACCCGGCAGTTGGCTCCGGCACGATGTAACTCGAAGTTGGTCAAGGTGATGAATGCGGTGAGCAGCGCCACTTCCGTTCCTTTTCTTTTGGCGAAGAAAAGAAAGCCGAAAAGAGTCATGGAGATTAGCGCGATGGCCGATGGCAAACGGGAAGTCATCTCCGTAACCTGACCGCCGTTCAATGTTGAAACGGCTGCAATAGTCCAATGGAAGAAAGGTGGTTTGTAGGGTATCTCTCCTCCATTATTTCTCGGCAAAATCCAGTTGTCGCTTTCCAACATAGAATAGGATACAATCGATTCGCGGGGCTCGCCTTTGGTGTGATACTCCGGCAGCCCGAGAAAAGGAAGGATCGTTACTACGCAAATGACTAATAGTAGCCAGAAAGCTTTGTTAGAAGTCAATGTTTTCATATTTACTTGTTTTGAATTTTATATCATATTTATTTTCTTCCGAAGTCCGCCGGGATTTCTCCCCATTCTTTCGTTTCCCATTTGAGGATACGGGTAGTGTAGGTATTCGTGTTCAGCCACTTTTCCGCCCGTTCTATCAATTGGAACAGTGCTTCTGTTTCCTCATTTCGGGGGAGTTTGGTCTTGCACTTCTTTTGTCGTACCCAACTGATGGCATTGACACTGTCGCTATAAATGGGCATATCGAATCCTTTCTGTTTCAATATCGCCAGTCCGTGCACGATAGCCAGAAATTCTCCGATATTATTCGTTCCTTTCATCGGACCGAAATGGAAGATCTCTTGTCGGCTGGCTATGTGTACGCCGCGATATTCCATAGGGCCGGGATTTCCACTGCAAGCCGCGTCTACCGCCAGACTATTGTCTATCACGGAAGGAGGCAACAGATCGGAGGATATCTTTTCATTTTTCTTTTTTGCGTTTTTTCCTATATAAGCGTATGGTGAGGCTGAGAGTGCGCGTTCGGCTTCTTCACGGGTGTCGAAAGATTTATATTTGGCGCCTTCATACCCTTTGATTTGGAGCTGGCAATCCGTCCAGGAGGTATAAACTCCGGGAGTGACGCCTTCCCATACTACGTAGAATTTCTGTTTAGCCATAAAAGATAATGGTTTATTCGGCTGCGAAGGTACGAATATATTCTCTAACTGAACAAGTTAGTAGAGTTACTTGTTATAAAAAAAAGAGAGTTTAAGAAATATCATATATAAGAAAGGAAATATTATGGAAAGATCTTTTAGTGAAGCATTAAAACATCGTCGGACTTACTATTCAATTACTAATCAGTCACCTATATCCGATCAGGAAATCGAGTGTATCGTGAGTACGGTTGTTCGTCATGTGCCTTCGGCATTTAATTCCCAGTCCACACGCGTGGTGTTACTGCTGGGTGAGTCTCACAAAAAATTGTGGAAAATCGTGAAAGACGCTTTGAAGAAGATTGTGCCGGCAGACGCCTTTGTGAAAACAGAGGAGAAGATAGACCACTCGTTTGCCTGTGGATATGGCACTGTGTTGTTCTTTGAAGATCAGAAAGTAGTCAAAGGGCTTCAGGAAGCTTTCCCCTCCTATCAGGAAAACTTTCCGGGATGGTCGCTGCAAACTTCCGCCATGCACCAACTGGCTATGTGGACAATGCTGGAAGATGTGGGCTTCGGAGCGTCATTGCAACATTATAACCCGTTGATTGACGAGGAAGTGCGTCGGACATGGAACTTGCCGGAGCATTGGCACTTGATTGCCGAAATGCCGTTCGGGCTTCCTGCCGGAAAACCGGGAGAAAAAGAATTCCAACCGCTCGAAGAAAGAGTGAAAATCTTTAAATAATGAAATAAATGACTAATTTTGCAGGTAAAATTAGTCATTTATGATTCGTATCTTCCTTACCGGCTATATGGGCGCCGGAAAAACGACATTGGGCAAGGCTTTTGCCCGCAAGTTGAATATACCGTTCATTGATCTGGATTGGTATATCGAAGAGCGTTTCCACAAAACGGTGGGAGAGTTATTCACAGAACGGGGTGAGGCCGGATTCAGGGAGCTGGAGAGGAATATGCTTCATGAGGTAGCCGAGTTCGAAAATGTGGTAATCTCTACGGGTGGGGGAGCGCCTTGTTTTTTTGATAATATGGAGTTTATGAATCGGGCAGGTAAGACGGTTTTTCTGGATGTGCATCCCGATGTGCTGTTCAGACGCTTGCGTGTGGCCAAGCAGCAGCGTCCCATCCTTCAGGGAAAAGAAGATGACGAGTTGAAGACTTTTATCATACAGGCACTTGAAAAACGCGCGCCTTTTTATCATCAGGCACATTATATCTTTAATGCGGACGAATTGGAAGACCGATGGCAGATTGAAACATCGGTGCAACGTTTGCAACAACTTCTCGGATTATAACATAATTGAACGAATTAATAGGCAATTAATTGGCAAGATGTAGATAAATCTGTATTTTTGCCCTCCAATTATTTACTAAAAACACTGAATTACAGAAAAATGAGAAAGTGGCGTATTGAAGATTCTGAGGAACTCTACAACATCACGGGTTGGGGGACCTCGTACTTTGGTATTAATGACAAAGGACATGTCGTTGTTACACCGCGTAGAGACGGAGTGACTGTCGATCTGAAAGAATTGGTTGACGAGTTGCAGTTGCGGGATGTGGCAGCCCCTATGCTGGTACGTTTCCCGGATATTCTGGACAACCGTATTGAAAAGATGTCGTCTTGTTTCAAACAGGCGGCTGAGGAATACGGGTATAAAGCGCAGAACTTTATTATCTATCCGATCAAGGTCAACCAGATGCGCCCTGTAGTGGAGGAAATTATCAGTCACGGAAAGAAGTTCAATCTTGGACTGGAAGCCGGTTCCAAGCCTGAGCTCCATGCGGTGATTGCCGTCAATACGGATTCCGACTCATTGATTGTCTGCAATGGTTATAAAGACGAAAGTTATATAGAGCTGGCTTTGCTTGCCCAGAAAATGGGTAAACGTATCTTCCTCGTTGTGGAGAAGATGAACGAGCTTAAGCTGATAGCGAAGATGGCAAAACAGCTGAATGTGGAACCCAACATCGGTATCCGTATCAAACTCGCTTCTTCCGGTAGCGGAAAGTGGGAAGAGTCGGGAGGAGATGCCAGCAAGTTCGGCTTGACTTCCAGTGAGTTGCTCGAAGCACTCGATTTTCTGGAAAGTAAGGGCATGAAGGATTGTCTGAAGTTGATTCATTTCCATATCGGAAGTCAGGTGACGAAGATCCGCCGCATCAAGACCGCTTTGCGCGAGGCTTCACAGTTCTATGTGCAACTTCATTCGATGGGATTCAAGGTCGAGTTTGTCGATATCGGCGGCGGATTGGGAGTCGATTATGACGGAACACGTTCATCCAGCAGTGAGGGGAGTGTCAATTATTCGATCCAGGAATATGTGAACGACTCGATTTCCACTTTGGTGGACGTGAGTGACAAGAACGGTATCCCGCATCCGAACATCATAACAGAGAGTGGCCGTGCCTTGACGGCGCATCATTCGGTACTTATCTTTGAGGTGCTCGAAACGGCTACCTTGCCCGAATGGGACGATGAAGAGGAGATTGCTCCGGATGCACATGAACTGGTGCAGGAATTGTATGCCATTTGGGATACACTGAACCAGAATAAGATGTTGGAGGCTTGGCATGATGCGCAGCAGATCAGGGAAGAGGCGTTGGATTTGTTTAGTCATGGAATCGTGGACTTGAAGACCCGTGCGCAGATCGAGCGTCTGTATTGGTCGATCACTCGTGAGATCAATCAGATTGCCGGTGGTTTGAAACATGCGCCTGATGAATTCCGGGGATTGTCTAAGTTGTTGGCGGATAAATACTTCTGTA
This window encodes:
- a CDS encoding ArnT family glycosyltransferase; translated protein: MKTLTSNKAFWLLLVICVVTILPFLGLPEYHTKGEPRESIVSYSMLESDNWILPRNNGGEIPYKPPFFHWTIAAVSTLNGGQVTEMTSRLPSAIALISMTLFGFLFFAKRKGTEVALLTAFITLTNFELHRAGANCRVDMVLTALTVCALYCFYRWYEKGLKGIPWLAILLMSLGTLTKGPVGTIIPCLVTGVFLLLRGVNFFRAFLLLSAWAILSLILPFCWYIAAYQQGGEEFLALVMEENFGRMTNTMSYDSCVNPWHYNFVTLFAGYVPWTLLAVLSLFSLTYHKFSIQPAAWWKRFTAWIKNMDPVDLFALTSIVATFIFYCIPQSKRSVYLMPIYPFIAYFLAKYLFYLVKKRSKVIKVYGSILAVLSLLLFACFIAVKCGLIPETIFQGRHAQNNINFLRAIQNINGIGSFILIAIPTLLGICWWFYQRKYTLSNRFLYAIVALTMGMYIALDGAYQPPILNSKSVKSVAAEIDRVVPASAGTLYEFIEAGVRSIGDPVHYFEINFYLGNRIGNFYKDRPSEGFLLIGMQDAERNLPEFEKEGYQFERVYQSPKPVLRQTAEIYKFIKK
- a CDS encoding ribonuclease H1 domain-containing protein; protein product: MAKQKFYVVWEGVTPGVYTSWTDCQLQIKGYEGAKYKSFDTREEAERALSASPYAYIGKNAKKKNEKISSDLLPPSVIDNSLAVDAACSGNPGPMEYRGVHIASRQEIFHFGPMKGTNNIGEFLAIVHGLAILKQKGFDMPIYSDSVNAISWVRQKKCKTKLPRNEETEALFQLIERAEKWLNTNTYTTRILKWETKEWGEIPADFGRK
- a CDS encoding nitroreductase family protein, with translation MERSFSEALKHRRTYYSITNQSPISDQEIECIVSTVVRHVPSAFNSQSTRVVLLLGESHKKLWKIVKDALKKIVPADAFVKTEEKIDHSFACGYGTVLFFEDQKVVKGLQEAFPSYQENFPGWSLQTSAMHQLAMWTMLEDVGFGASLQHYNPLIDEEVRRTWNLPEHWHLIAEMPFGLPAGKPGEKEFQPLEERVKIFK
- a CDS encoding shikimate kinase, which gives rise to MIRIFLTGYMGAGKTTLGKAFARKLNIPFIDLDWYIEERFHKTVGELFTERGEAGFRELERNMLHEVAEFENVVISTGGGAPCFFDNMEFMNRAGKTVFLDVHPDVLFRRLRVAKQQRPILQGKEDDELKTFIIQALEKRAPFYHQAHYIFNADELEDRWQIETSVQRLQQLLGL
- the speA gene encoding biosynthetic arginine decarboxylase; translated protein: MRKWRIEDSEELYNITGWGTSYFGINDKGHVVVTPRRDGVTVDLKELVDELQLRDVAAPMLVRFPDILDNRIEKMSSCFKQAAEEYGYKAQNFIIYPIKVNQMRPVVEEIISHGKKFNLGLEAGSKPELHAVIAVNTDSDSLIVCNGYKDESYIELALLAQKMGKRIFLVVEKMNELKLIAKMAKQLNVEPNIGIRIKLASSGSGKWEESGGDASKFGLTSSELLEALDFLESKGMKDCLKLIHFHIGSQVTKIRRIKTALREASQFYVQLHSMGFKVEFVDIGGGLGVDYDGTRSSSSEGSVNYSIQEYVNDSISTLVDVSDKNGIPHPNIITESGRALTAHHSVLIFEVLETATLPEWDDEEEIAPDAHELVQELYAIWDTLNQNKMLEAWHDAQQIREEALDLFSHGIVDLKTRAQIERLYWSITREINQIAGGLKHAPDEFRGLSKLLADKYFCNFSLFQSLPDSWAIDQIFPIMPIQRLDEKPERSATLQDITCDSDGKIANFISTRNVAHYLPVHALKKTEPYYVAVFLVGAYQEILGDMHNLFGDTNAVHVSVNEKGYSIEQIIDGETVAEVLDYVQYSPKKLVRTLETWVTKSVKEGKISLEEGKEFLSNYRSGLYGYTYLE